The Campylobacter concisus sequence GTTGAACCAATAAAAATGGGCTTGATACCACGAGTATTAAGCTCCTCACAAAAGCTCTTTGCAATCGCTAAATGTCCACCAGTACCTCCACCGCAAATAACAATCATAATTTTGCCCTTTTACTAACCATCAAAACCATGCCGATACCGATACAAATCGCAAGCACAGAGCTACCACCGTAACTAAGAAATGGTACAGCAATACCTTTGATAGGCGTGATCGATGTGATGCCATAGCTATTCATTAAAAATGAAAACGATAAGATAAGCCCGACACCAAGCGTAAATAGATGATATACCTTATTTTCGCTTCTAGCTGAAATTCTAAAAATTCTATAAAGTAGCGTTATAAATATAGCTACTATACACAAAATACCAAATACACCGACCTCTTCAGCAATACCAGCTAGTACAAAGTCAGTATGGACCTCGCTTAAAAAGCCAAGCTTAAATATACCAGCGCCAAGCCCTTCGCCAAAAAATTCGCCATGCTTTATAGCGTTTAATGAGTGAGAAATTTGATATGGCTCTGGCGCATCAGCCACTCTTAATACATCTGCAACGCTATCAGGCAAGAAAGAAAGCACCATATTTTGTATCGTGCCCCACCATGACTTTATACGTAAAATTCTATGCTCAGAGCTGATTATCGCTACTGTCATAACAAAAGCAGCTCCTAAGATACCGATGCTAAAAAGTCTCGCACTTGCTCCTGCAAAAAGTGCCATCGTCACAAATGTAAGCGCCAGTACGACCACTTGACCAAGGTCATTTTGCATAACAGCGATAAGAAAGATAGCAACACCAAAAAGAATAATATAAGGCATAAGTATCTTAATCTCGTCTAGCAGGGTCCTTTTGCCTTCACTAAATTTTCTAGTAAAACTCCAAGCCAAGAAGTAGACAAAACCGATTTTAAAAAACTCAACTGGAGCTAGTGAAAAACCAGGTAGCCTGATCCAACGCCTAGCACCACCAGCATCAGTCACCATAGAAGCTGGCAATGCATGCATTAGCCCCATGGCGATACCGCAAGATATAAGAAGGCCAAACCCTATCCAAACAAGCGTCTTTTCAGGATTTAGCCTAGAGAGCCACCACATAATGAAAATTCCGATACAACCAACAATAAACTGGCGGATAAAAAAGTGAAACTCGTCGTAATTAAAAAATAAAACCGTAAAAACTGGCAAAGATAGTGAAAAAATAATGCTTATAGCGATCAAAGTCGAACAAAGATAGAAAATGATCTTATCAACTGCCAAAATTTAACTCCAAGTTTAAAAAGTGCCAAAGTATAATAAAAAACGGCTTACAAAGATATTATTTGCTATAATTGCAGGCTTTAAGGAAGGGTATGAAAATAGGTATATTTGACTCAGGGCTTGGCGGGCTGAGCGTCTTAAATGAAGCTTTAAGCAAGCTTAGCGAGCATGAATTTTTATATTACGCAGACGTTAAAAATGTCCCATACGGACAAAAGAGCAGGGATGAGATCTTAAAATTTAGCTTTGATGCGGTGAAATTTCTCATAGAAAATGGCGCAAACGCCGTTGTAGTAGCTTGTAACACGGCAACAAGCGTAGCGATAAAAGAGCTTAGAGCAAATTTAAATATACCTATAATCGGCATGGAACCAGCTGTAAAAAAAGCTCATGACTTAAGCCATGATGATGCCTTAAAAACGCTTGTCATAGCCACTCCGGTCACCGTAAATGGTGCAAAACTAAAAGAGCTGATCGCAAATTTACACGCAAAAGATAAAACTGAGCTACTTGCTCTACCACGCCTTGTAAATTTTGCTGAAAATGGGGAATTTGACACCGAGAATGTGAAATCATATCTAAAAGAAGAGTTAGCTAAATTTGATCTAAGTAAATTTGGTTTTTTAGTGCTTGGCTGCACACATTTTAACTATTTTAAAGATAGCCTAAGAGAAATTTTGCCGTCAAATATAAGCATAATTGATGGCAATGAAGGGACAATAAATCGCCTTATAAGTGAGCTTGGACTAAAAATTTCTACTTTAGATCAAGCCCTAAAAGTTAGATTTTTCTATTCTGGTGATGAAGTATTCAGTAAATTTGAGCTAGATAAAATTTCAAGAAATTTAGCTAGATTAGAGAAGATGAGAGAGATTTACTAGACTAAATTTAGCTAAAACCTTGAGCCAAATTTTAGAAAATACATTAAATTTTACATACTTTTATATGTATTTAGGCTTTTCTTTGCTTTATTATATAGACCACGCTTATTACAGTAACTACAGCCAAAAGAGTGATCGTGATTAATAAAAGTGTCTGTTTGCTAGGATTTGAACCTAGAAAATAGCCAACTCCAAGCAAAACAGTACACCAAATCCCAGCTCCAAGTGTGGTAAATAGACAAAATCTAAATATATTCATCTTGGCAAGTCCAGCTGGTAGGCTGATGTATTGGCGAATGCCAGGAATCAGACGTGAGTTAAATGTAGAAATTTCGCCGTGTTTATTGAAAAATGCTTCAAATTTATCCATTTTTTCATGAGTAATTCCCACAAATTTGCCGTATTTTAAAACGATTTCACGCCCCAAAAAGTAGCAAAGATAGTAGTTAAAAATAGCTCCAAGCAGGCTTCCAAGCGTACCTGCAAGAAAGGCCAAAATTAAACTCATTTCACCTTTATGCGCCAAATAACCAGCTGGTATCATCGCTACCTCACTTGGAAATGGAAAAAATGAGCTTTCTAAAAACATCATGATAAATATGCCAGCATAACCCCAGCTACTTACGATCGCAACTATAAAAT is a genomic window containing:
- a CDS encoding FtsW/RodA/SpoVE family cell cycle protein, whose translation is MAVDKIIFYLCSTLIAISIIFSLSLPVFTVLFFNYDEFHFFIRQFIVGCIGIFIMWWLSRLNPEKTLVWIGFGLLISCGIAMGLMHALPASMVTDAGGARRWIRLPGFSLAPVEFFKIGFVYFLAWSFTRKFSEGKRTLLDEIKILMPYIILFGVAIFLIAVMQNDLGQVVVLALTFVTMALFAGASARLFSIGILGAAFVMTVAIISSEHRILRIKSWWGTIQNMVLSFLPDSVADVLRVADAPEPYQISHSLNAIKHGEFFGEGLGAGIFKLGFLSEVHTDFVLAGIAEEVGVFGILCIVAIFITLLYRIFRISARSENKVYHLFTLGVGLILSFSFLMNSYGITSITPIKGIAVPFLSYGGSSVLAICIGIGMVLMVSKRAKL
- the murI gene encoding glutamate racemase; translated protein: MKIGIFDSGLGGLSVLNEALSKLSEHEFLYYADVKNVPYGQKSRDEILKFSFDAVKFLIENGANAVVVACNTATSVAIKELRANLNIPIIGMEPAVKKAHDLSHDDALKTLVIATPVTVNGAKLKELIANLHAKDKTELLALPRLVNFAENGEFDTENVKSYLKEELAKFDLSKFGFLVLGCTHFNYFKDSLREILPSNISIIDGNEGTINRLISELGLKISTLDQALKVRFFYSGDEVFSKFELDKISRNLARLEKMREIY
- a CDS encoding DedA family protein → MLHDVIDFIVAIVSSWGYAGIFIMMFLESSFFPFPSEVAMIPAGYLAHKGEMSLILAFLAGTLGSLLGAIFNYYLCYFLGREIVLKYGKFVGITHEKMDKFEAFFNKHGEISTFNSRLIPGIRQYISLPAGLAKMNIFRFCLFTTLGAGIWCTVLLGVGYFLGSNPSKQTLLLITITLLAVVTVISVVYIIKQRKA